A genomic segment from Nicotiana tabacum cultivar K326 chromosome 9, ASM71507v2, whole genome shotgun sequence encodes:
- the LOC107796390 gene encoding uncharacterized protein LOC107796390, translating into MISILTQERLLGAALGSMLTGVVVLEQRKRIYKSISENQSRFSPQSQTIEHIPKQKSGIEFAHLWNKAVDQALGPVIKSLGSRGW; encoded by the exons ATGATCAGCATCCTTACTCAG GAGCGTCTTCTCGGCGCTGCTTTAGGTAGCATGTTGACAGGTGTTGTGGTTTTGGAACAACGTAAAAGAATTTATAAGAGCATCTCCGAGAATCAATCCCGATTTTCCCCTCAATCTCAG ACAATAGAGCACATCCCGAAACAGAAGTCTGGTATAGAGTTTGCACACCTATGGAACAAAGCTGTGGATCAGGCATTAGGACCTGTCATCAAGTCTCTCGGCTCACGTGGGTGGTAA
- the LOC107796386 gene encoding uncharacterized protein LOC107796386: MASYLFFLAVLCLPFIVKGQERAPHGLVYESPIALSPDAYSFFHPETQQKKNSTTESLCDNNTSESGCSELPTASSVQSNLAHQSLSPPEDGERRIGAGGIVGILLGFVFATIVLAFGVYYVVITRKSNSSKANPVQLINV; this comes from the coding sequence ATGGCTTCCTATCTCTTCTTTTTGGCTGTTTTATGCCTACCATTTATTGTTAAAGGTCAAGAAAGAGCTCCACATGGCCTTGTTTATGAAAGTCCTATAGCATTGTCACCAGATGCATACTCATTTTTCCACCCTGAAACTCAACAAAAGAAAAACAGTACTACTGAAAGTTTATGTGATAATAATACATCAGAATCAGGTTGTTCAGAATTACCTACAGCATCAAGTGTGCAGTCTAATTTAGCACATCAAAGTTTATCACCACCCGAGGATGGCGAAAGGCGAATAGGAGCTGGTGGGATTGTTGGAATCCTTCTTGGCTTTGTGTTTGCTACTATTGTTTTAGCATTTGGGGTTTATTATGTTGTGATTACACGAAAAAGCAACTCGAGCAAAGCTAATCCTGTTCAGCTAATTAATGTCTGA